A segment of the Gemmatimonadota bacterium genome:
TGCTGCACCCGCGGCGCGACGTGGCGCTCATCCTGGGTGGATTCGTCATCCTGACCTTCCTGTTACCCATGCGCAGTGTGACCATGGACAATTCGTCCTCGGACCCGCGACAGGTCTGGATGTATATCGAACCCGGTGAGTTCGCCAGCCTGGAATACACGGACCGGTTCGTGACCGACCTGGAGAACCAGTGGATGGCTTCGGCCGATTCGCTGAACATCAGGGCCATTCGGTCCGATTTCCGACCCGGACGTATCACCTTTGAAGTGTTCCTCCACAGCGGCTCGGACGACTCGGTCTGGGACGTCCTGCGGCACAAGGCAAAAGCGCCGTGGGTCTGGGGATCACTCGCCCTGTGCGCGGTCGTGCTCGTCCTGGTGCGCAGGAAAAACAACGCGTTTCAGATTACCGCCGTGCTGACGGCGCTATACGTCGCGATCCTCCTGATCCTCGGTACCCAGGGGGGCCTGCAGTCGTACCGGTCTTCGGAGGAGGTCGCCAGGATCATCAGGGAGACCATACCCGAGGTGCCGGGACTGGTCGTGAAATGGCGATGGGGCGAGGGTGGCGAGGAAGACCCGAGGGTAAGCATCGCCCTGCACGGGGAGAACCCGAGGCGGCTCGAGCAGATCGCGGAAGACGTGAACGCGCGGCTGGACCAGTTGCCTGAGATTACGGCCATCACCACCGATCTGGACAACGAGGAAACGCAGGACGAGGTCCAGGTCACCGTGGACCGGGAGATGTCGGGCAAGTTCGGACTTACACCCCGGCGCGTCGCCGAAATGACCCTCTCGGGCATCCGCGGCAACGAACTGAAGCGCCTGAAGACCGAGGACCGGGAAATCCGGGTATGGGTACAGTCCAAGGAGGAAGACCGTGAGACCGTCCACCAGCTTCGGGACCAGGCGGTCTACCTGGACGACGGCACCCAGCTCCCGCTGGCCACCATGGCCAGTTTCACCCAGACTCCGGCATTCAGGACCGTCTTCCGCAGGGACAGCGAGACCATCCTGATGGTCCGCGCGAACACCACCAAAGAAGGCATAGAGACCCTCGGCGGCAAAATCAGCACCAGCCTGGCGGACCTTTCCCTGCCCAGGGGCTACTCCTGGCGCCTCGGAGACCGCTGGGAGCAGTTGGAGGAAGACACGGCTGCCATGGTGACCGCGATCCTTCTCGCGCTCGTTGCCGTGCTATTGCTCCTGGGATCCCTGTTCGAGTCCTATATCGATCCGCTGATCATCATCCTCGTGTCCATCCCCTTCGCCTACTTCGGGTGCTACTGGATGCTGTGGGCTACCGGTACCAACATGTCGATACTCGCCATGATCGGCATCGTGATCCTGATCGGGGTCGTGGTCAACAACGCCATCGTATTCATCGACCACATCAAGCACCTGGAGCGGGAGGGTCGTCTGAAGGGACAGGACCTGATCATCCAGGCCGGCCGCGACCGCCTGCGGCCGATCCTGATGACCGCCTTTACCACCATGCTCGGTCTGCTGCCCATGGCGATCGGGACCGCCACCCTCGGCGACCAGCCCTATTACCCCATGGGCCGGTCCGTCATGGGCGGGTTGATCTTCTCCACCATCGGCGCCATGATCGCGCTGCCCCTGGTCTACAGCGCCTTCGAGGACCTGAGGAACTGGTGGGGCGGCATCGTGGCGAGGATCAAGCGCCCGGTCTGACGGGTGGTGGTTCTAAGCTTCCGTGCCTAAAGCGCTCATGCCCTCGGCCAGTCGCCGCAAGCGGGGACGCCCGCTCTCCAGGAATGACCGATGGGGCCTGAACCCCTGCGGCGCGCCTTTATGCAGCATGTTCCTGTGGGCGCCGGTGCGCGGTCGCGGCCCGAACTTGAAGACGATGACCCGCCGTTTCCCCTTCTTGCCGTAAACCGCGTGGTAGAGCCACTGGTTGAACAGGACGATATCGCCCGGTTTGGTCTCGATCGAGTAGCCGGGGATCCGGGGGCCGTCGACCCCGAAGGGACTGGGATCGCCGCCGAGGTGAGCTTCCTGGAGGGGCAGAAGCGCCTGATGCAATGGGTCCCGGTGGGAGCCGGGGATGACCCGAAGCGCGCCGGTATCCTTCGTTTGCGGATCGAGGTACAGCATGACCTTGGTCCGGGTATAGTCGAGCAACCGTGACGTCTTGTGGCCGTCGAAATGCCAGGTGTGGTCGGCCAGCTTCGGATCGATCCCCCACATCCCCTCCGAACCGATCCAGATGAGGTCGTCGCCCAGCAGTTCCGTCACGGTCAGGTAGATCCGGTCGTCTTCCACGAGCCGCGTCAGCGCGGGGCGCGATTCCACGAACTCCCCGTCCCAGAACCATTCCTCTTCGCCAATGTCGCGGCCGAGCTTCTGCGCGCACGCCGCGGCGGCCTCTTGGATCAGCGCGTCTACCTCCTCCCGGGAAAACGCCTGGCGAATGACCAGGAAACCGAAGGCGTGGAATTGTTCGATCTGGCCGCTGGAGAGCATGGAGGGCTCCGGTCTTCAGCGAGGTGTCCTACTTCGAGAGGTGTCGCGCTTCGTGTTCAAGCGGTGCGTGGGTGGGAAGTATATTACGACTGCCGCGGGATAAGTGTCAAAAGCAATTGCCGTGGACGTAAGGGATTCAGATGTGGCAGGGAACAGCAGTGGGAAGTATTTGAACTTTTTTTACGAGAGCTACCGGTTATTGCCCGACTCTTTAAATTTGAGACATGACTGCGGTGGGGCCGGTAACACGAAAACATAGGGTACCGATGGACCGGAAAGCCTGGATGGACACGACGATAAAGGCGGCACTAATTGGGGCGGCCGTCCTGATGTATCTGGATTTGAGAGCCGAGATTCGGGATCTGGGTAACAAAATCGATCGGGTGGAAACGAAAGTTGATGAGGTCCGGGGGTATCTCAAGTTCAGTACTGCTGCTCCCGGCCTGGAGTCTGCTCCAAATAGGGTGTCTCCCGCGGCAGACCCTGAGAAGTTACCATCTGCACAGCAGGACTAACGTGATGCCGGTGTCCTTTCCACCACGAATGACGCCACATCCAGCTCCGTCCCGCTATCGAACCACACCTTGTAGGCCGTGTCTCCAACGCTGAAGGTAAACACCGCGACGTTATGTCCGTCCGAGGGGGCAGGTTCGTCCTCTCGGCGGATCATGTCGATCTCCGGCGGCACCGTCACCTGGTACAGGGCGATCTCGCCCCGGGCGATGTTGTATTCCCTGCGTACCTCGCGTACCGCGATAATGTCGCGAAGCTCCCGCGGAACCTCGACCCGTTCCACGAAACCGGGCACGTTGAATCCCTCGATCGTTTCGCCTGGCATCCCGTGCAGTACCAACCGGTTGCCCGGCGGCGCGTAGTCTTCCTCCAAGAGGATCTCATCGATGTCCCCGGGCGGAGGGAAGTCATCCAGCATCTCGCGGACGAGGGCATCCAGCGGCCCCTCGTAGAAGTCGTACCGGCCACTTACGGAACCGGCCTTGATGAGCCGGAGCGCAAGGGCCTCATCCTCTCCGGTCAACTCGGGTTCGCAGGTGTCCCCGTAGGGCGACCAGGGCGTGTTGCCCCGTGGTGTCGACCAGTTCGCCACGCGGGAGGGCAGATCGACGTCCGAATCCCGGTCCACGAGCCGCTCCGAGATATCCTCTCCCCGATCCATGAGCGTCCGCATCCGGTCCAGGTACTGCCGGACGCGAGGCAGGAAGTAATGGACGATCATCTCGGCGAAGTCCTCCGGGAGGTAGTCGAGCAGCACCTGCCAGTTCTCGAGGGAGATCAGCGCGGTGAAGGTGATCCAGTTGCTTTCACTGTTGGCATGTCCCGGCACGATCTCCGGCCACCGGACCGCCCAGTCATCATGGGTCTTCAGCCTGAACTGTTCGTGGGCGCTGCAGTACCGGGCCATGGCGAGCATCGCCTGCTCCGTCTCCGCGGCCATCCCTTCGAACCGTTCCCGGTCCCCGGCGCGGAAGGCCTTGCGCGCGTCGGCCAGCCGGTGGTTGAAGATGCCCGCCAGGTAGGTCCGGCCGATGTCCACCAGGTCGAAGCGGTACATGGGGGAATCTTCGAGCGCATCGTATTGGGACAGCAGGATCTCGAGCATGTCGTGCAGCGCCGGCAGAAACCCGATGAGCCGTTTGACCGAGCCCGATGTGAGACCGGGCAGCAGGGTCCCGTCCCAGTTCCGGTACAGGGGGCCGTTGTGGGTGCATGGATCGAAGTAGGACATGATCGTGCCGGCGAGTATCCCGACGGCTGGACGGGTTTCTTCTGCCGCTGGTCCGTACCGCCTTCGGTTCCACTGCTCGACGTAGGCGTCCGGTTCCAGGTCCGCGGGGTTCCAGGACAGTTCCGCGTAGAGATCCATGGTCATCACGTTCCGGTGATTGGTTTCCGAGGACACCGTGAACCCCTGCAGGTTGGATGCCCGGGGATGATCCGCCAGGGACCGGGCGTTGTCGATCGCCGTCCTGATGTCGCCGTTGGGATTGGTCTCCCGGCCGCACTGGCCGCACATGCCCGTGGACCACGGCAGCCCCCAGTAGTAGTCGCACCGGAGGAAGTCGTACATCCTCCCGGCGTGGTTGAGGAACATGTTGCCGATCACGGGCAGGCCGGCGTCGCGGACCGCCTGCGCCTGGGCGGCCGCCGTGGGGTTGTCCGTGCACACCCGGGGGCTGAACAGCACCGCGTCCGGATCGCCGTCCCGTATGGCCTGGATCATGCCGTAGACGGACGCATGGGTCAGTTCGGCGGCCCGGTCGGGGTCCTCCTCGACCCAGGTCTCCTCCGTGGGCAGCCACAGGCTGTAGAGATGATCCGTGCCCAGCGCTTCCGCGTAGGATTCCACCACGGCGGTGGTGAAGCGCCGGGTCACCGGGTCCCGCGGGTCGAGTACGATCTCGGACTCGCCGCACCATTCCAACGGCGCGAACCGGATCTTCTCTCCGGTTTTGGCTTCGTACCCGTCCACGAACTCCTGGAGCTGGCGTCCGTCGGCGTAGGGTGAGAAGCCGGGATTCACCGCCGGGGTGCCCACGTGGAGCTGCATGCGGTACCGGATCCGGATGCCGGCCTCCCGGGCATAGTCGAAGACGCGCCGCAACAAGGCGATGCGCGCGGCCTGCCACGCTGTGAGCTGCACCGGAACGCCCAGCCGGTTGGCGGCCAGCGCGCCGATACCGCAGCAGTCGGCGATGTTGCCGCTTTCCAGGATGTTGAAGCGCTTCTTGACCAGGTAGTCGACCCAGGGCCTGAACTCATCCCAGGTCCACCAGCGCATGCCGCTGTAGGCGTCCTGCATGTTCGCGAAGTACATCCGCCACTTGAACCGGGGCCTGTGGTATATCTCCGGTCCGCTCAGGTCGCCGATCGAGACGGTATCTCTTGTCGGGATCTGCTCGCCTTCTTCGAAGAAACCGCAACCGAGATGTTCTTCGAACAGCCGGTACACGGCATAAAGCGCGGAGTAGGGGCGGCGACCCGCGAGCACCAGTGTGTTGCCGGTACACCGAACGACGTATCCATCGTATCCCAGGGTGGATTCGGAGAGGTCGACGCCGAGTCCTGCGGGCGCCCATCCGATGTACACCCGGCCGGTTTCTTCATCGTGGCCGCCAGCGGATCTACCGGTCCTGTTCTCCGGCGGCCGGTCTGATGCTTCAAGGACGGGGATCTCTACCCCGCCCATGCGCTTCACGATCCGTTGGAATTCCCTGGCGGCCCGCTGCACGGAAGGTCCCACCGTGGGTGAGAGTACGATCCGCGACGCGGCCTGTCTGTTCTTGTAAAGTGTAAACATGGGTATTGCGGGTTGTCTTACTGTCCAGTTTCCTGTACTCATGTTACATCATGACGCCAACCGGTTTCCAGACCTTTGGACCGCCCCATCTCATCGTCATGGGGCTTACCCTCGTGCTGCCCATTCTGCTTTCGAAACTCGCACGAAGCGCGAGCAATGAGCGGACGGCGGTGAGGATCGGCTACCTGCTCGCCGCCATGCTGCTGGTCAACGAAATCTCGGCCTGGGGATTCCGCCTCGTGCAGTTCGGTCCTGAATACATGGTCCGAAACCACCTTCCACTGCATATCTGCGGCGTCGCAAGCCTGATCACGGCCGCTACCCTGATATTCCGGAACAAGTACACTTACGAGATCGCCTACTTCTGGGGTCTCGTCGGTTCCGCCAACGCCGTGATCACTCCGGGCGCCATGGACACCGGCTTCCCATCGTGGCGTTTCTTCCAGTATTTCATTGTCCACTCAGGGATCGTCGTGGCCGTCCTGTACGCCACCTGGGGCCTGGGCATGCGGCCCACGCTGCGCGGACTCTTTCGCGCCTTCGTCGCCCTGAATTTGTTCGCCGTCATCGTGGGTATCGTAAACCTGCTAATGGGATCGAATTACATGTACCTTTCCCGGCCGCCCTGGGGTACGGTGTCGCCCTTCTTCTTCGCACCGTGGCCCTGGTACATCCCCATCCTCGACGTGGTCGCGCTCGCCATGTTTTTCGCCGTGTACCTGCCGGTGCATCTGTCACGTGGACGCGAAGCACGGCGGGTGCGGCCGGCTGCCCGGTCCGGGCCGGTGCCACCCGCCTAGACGATCCGAATCGTCTCGCCGCCTTCGCTGTCCCAGTCCATCAGGCGCCTTATTGGAATCGTCCTCAATCCGACCTGGGCGTTCCCGGTATAGAACACGTATCCCAGGCCGTCTTTTACAACCATGCGGGGCCAGCCCGTCCAGGTGTGGTCGAAATGCTCCGTACCGATTCCAAGGGCCGGAAGTGCTGGATTCCGGGGATAGTACGACCAGTTTTTGAGGTCCGTCGAACGGGCAAGGCCCACCGAATCGCACCACCGCTCGGGCCCGGCCGCACCCGGTGGCGTCCAGGCGTTGCAGCCTTCGTACCAGAGATACCACGTATCGCCGATCCGGTTCACGGACCGCGGCCGGACATGCACGGCGTCCCAGTCGTCCAACCTTTCCGGACCGAACACCGGATTGTGTTCGGCTTCGCGCCAGTCCTCGAGATCGTCGCTGAAGAGCAGGTAGCCCCGGTCGCCGCCCGGCCAACCTCCCGATGGCCGCGGCGTGTATCCGGCATAGCACATGAGGTACCGGTAATCCGGATGGTCCACGCGCAGCAGGTCGAATTCGTGGGCGGCGTCATTGAAATGCCGGTAGACGGGATTGTGGGAACTCGGCGTGAACGGCCCCTTCGGATCGTCGGCCGAAGCCATCATGAATCCGAGCCAGGATGGATACTGCTGGACGGCGTACATGATGACGATCCGGCCGTCCGGCGTAACGACCGCGCCGTTCACGTAGATATTGTCCCCCGGGGCGTCCGCGTAGGAAAGTACCGGAACGGGATGCACTTCCCACGATCTCAAATCGTCACTCTCCGCTACGGCGACGGTGCGGCGTGAGGACCCTTCCTGGTCGCCTTCCATGCCCGCCATGCAGTACATGTAGTAGCGTTGGTCGATTTCAAGGATGGCCCCCGGAATGATCTGCTGCTCGTAGTGGCTGCCGGCCGGGCCCCGCGCGATGACCGGTTCCGTTTGCTGGTCCAGCCAGGGCAGCGCCGTGACCGTGCAGGATTCGAATCCACAGCCACCGGATGCCTCCAGCGCCAGCGTGTTCTCCCACGGTTCGTACCGACCATACCACTCTCCCGATGGTCCACGGATCCAGCCCGAGACTCCGTTAACCCCGAAGCGGAAGAAGTTGCCCTTCTTCAACACGCGGATATCCCACGGGGGCGGTCCCCCGCCGGGATAATCCTTCAGGATCGTGCGGTCTTTTCCAACCTGCCTAACCACGCGGAATCCCCGTCCGTCGATTTTCAGATGCACGCTCACGGAATCATCGGATCCGGAAAACCGGATGCGCGCCGTAGATGTGCGCGCTGCGGGTATGCACGTCGCAGGTTTCGAGTTCGCTCCGACGATTCTTGCGAAAAGCTCGTAATTGCCAGTTACACGTCGAGTAATCATCGACTGGATCACGGTTTGTGGACAACCATTTAGTGACGACGGTTTCTGGGATGACCAGATTTCCGGACAGTGAGAGGTATGCATTGAACAGGGCGATACGCAATACCGATTTGTCCTGCAGAAGATACACCCTATATTCCGATTCATCCACAGTGAATCCAATGTGCGGTCAGACCTGTTCGCAACTGAATATCCACAATTTCCGTCCCTGGTCTCTACGCACGATTCGAGGAGACTACAGCCATGCCGGATGCTGAGACTCAGCCGGATTCCGCCCCTCCGTCGGGTAGGGAGAATTCAGCCATGCCGGATACCACGGCCGGGCCGGGTATGGCCGAACCGGGTACGGCCGTGGTGCTCAATGGCGCCCCCAGATCCGGAAAATCCAGTATCGCATCCGCCATCCAGCGAATGTCGCGGGAACCGTGGATGAACCTCGGCGCCGATCGATTCATCGAAATCACTCCGGAACGACTTCGCCCCGGGATCGGGCTTCGGCCCGCCGGTATCGCGAACCGGCCAGGCGGCGAAAGACCCGATCTCGAACCGTTGATACCCATCATGTACGATGCGTTCTACGCGTCCATCGCAGCCCACCTCCGACTGGGTCTGAACGTGGTGGCCGACGTCGCGCATCACGACGATTACGCCACGCTGAGCGGTATCCTTTACGACTGCGCAAGGCGCCTGGAGGGTTTGAGAACGTACTTCGTGGGCGTACGCTGTCCCGCCGAAATCGTGTGGCAACGCCGCAAGGACACCTGGCTCAGGGAACAAGACCTACCGGATGACGCGCCCGTGCCCGAACTGGTGCGGATCTGGGATCGGGAGGTGCACAAACCCTGTATCTACGACTTCGAAGTCGATACGTCTAAGTCGGGTGCCGAGACCTGTGCCGGCAGTATCCTGGCGCATATGGAAACCGGTCCCCGGCCAGACGCGTTCCGGCGGCTTGCCGCGATGTCCGGATGAATAAAACCGACCGGCTGAATCTCACGGCACATCGTATTCATATTTCCATTTACCGCCATGCCGCCACAGGTATATTCTTGCATCCAATGTCGATTTCGATGACCTGCGAGCCTGAAAAACGACCGGGCTGCATGAATAGCCGGCGGTATGAACATCCAGTACATTTTACAGGAAGGTTGAGTCCACATGAGCTGGCGCGTAGCGGAACAAAGAACGATCTACCGCGAAGCAGGCTGGTATGGCGCCCATCCGAACGTCGTCCGGACCCCCGATGGTGACCTGTTGACCCTGTTTCACCGGTCGCCCGCCACGGGGTTCAGCCACCACAGCCACCCGCTCTTCGATGTACGGGCCTGTCGCTCCGGTGACGAAGGACGGTCCTGGGGTCCGGCCGAACTGGTGACGGTCTATCCCCACGGCGGCGTGATCGATTTCGGGACCCACACGCTTTCCAGCGGAGAGATCTTCCTGCACGCCAGCACGGTGGACCTTGTACTAGCCCAGGATCCGGAAGTTTCCAAGCATACCTGGGTCTCCCGTCCCGGCGTGGGGTTCCACGTGCGTTCCCCGGACAACGGCAGGACCTGGTCGCACCCCGAACCGTTTCCGCCGCTCCCGGATGCCGTGAACGGCCATCCCGCCTCGCATACGGGCGTCTGCCGAAGCGGCCTGCTGGAGATGCCGGACGGGCGCATGCTGCTTCCGGGCAAGGCGACGGACCACCCGGATGGCCGCCCGCCGTTCTTCGGCATGATGCAATCGTCGACCGATGGCGGCCATACCTGGGCCTACGAAGGCCGTATCTCCGAGGACGACGTCGCCCATTTCAGCGAACCGGCGATCTACCGGACGCCGTCCGGCAGGATCCTGGTGCTCTTCCGCTGTCATCCGAACCAGCCGCCCGGACAGGACGTGCACCTGGTGGAAGTGCACTCGGACGACAACGGCGAGACCTGGTCGCCCTGGCGATCGACGACCATGCGGGGTTGCCCCGGACACCTGTTGGGGCTGCGGGACGGCCGCATCCTTGCCACGGTGGGTACCCGGTGGGAAGGACAGATGGGATGCCTGGCGCGGATACTCGATCCCGAGGCCGGCGACCTGGATACCGCGCCGGATATCGTCGTGCGCGCCGATTCACTGGCGTCCGATTGCGGGTATCCATGGTCGGTCGAATTGAAGGATGGACGAGTGCTGGTCGTTTACTATTTTGTCTATGGAGACGGCACACGGGGCATAGAAGGATCGGTGCTCGAGGAATACTGAGCAGTTCCGTCTGTATAAGGCTATCGGGAGTTTCCATGTTTCAACTGGATGCACACCAGAAGGAATTCATGGATACCTTCGGGTATCTGCACTTCCCCGGCCTGCTTGACGACCGGATCGGCGAGATAGAACGGGCTTTCGACGGGTTGTTGAAAAGGCACGGCGGCGATGACCACGAAGGCCTGGAGCGACTGGCCGTGGCGCCGTTCATAAACCACGACCCGTACCTGTGCACGCTGCTGGACGATCCCCGCATCCAGGGCATCGCCGCCGGTCTGCTGGGCGAGCGGTACCAGTACTGGAACAGCGACGGCAACTTCTACGTCGGGGACACGCGGTGGCATTCCGACACCCAGTGGCCCGAGCCCATCCGTTTCTACAAGATGGCCATCTACCTGGATCCCATGACGAAGGACACGGGCGCGTTGCGGGTTATACCGGGCAGTCACCGTTTCGGTGAGGGGTATGCGGAAACCATTCACGAACACCTCTCCGGCAAGCGGGACGTTTGGGGCGGACTGCACGGCAGCGAAGTCCCGGCAATCGCCGTCGAGACCCGGCCCGGCGACCTGGCGGTCTTCAACCATTCCACCAAGCACAGCGCCTGGGGCGGCGGGAAGAAAAGGCGCATGTTCACGCTCGTGTATACCGGATTACACAAGGACGGTCGTGAACTTGAGGCCTTCAAGAAGATCATCCGCCAACACGGCTATACAACGCGGGAGGTATTCGGCGGCGAGGACGGCCCCCTGCTTTCCACGGCCACGCCCGAACGGCTTTGTCACCTGCAAAACCTGATCACGCACATACCAAAAGCGGCTTGAAGATACGGCACCGGAAGGGGAATCTTTCGATCATGTCTCTCACAAGAGATCAGTTTCAGCATTTCGTTGATGAAGGCTACGTCATCGTCGAAGGCGCGCTCACCAGTGACGACCTGGATCCGGTCATTGCGGGGATCGAGGCCTTTGTGGACGAACGGGCCAGCGAACTCCACCGCGAAGGACGCATTTCCGAGTTGCACGGGACCGAACCTTTCGAGCGGCGGCTGGCCCAGATCACGCGGGAGAACACCGCGATTTACGATGACATCGATATCATGAACATGCGGCACGAGGCGGTGTTCCGATTTCTCGGCAACGGCCGCATGCTGGACCTCGTGGAATCTCTCGTCGGACCCGAAATAACGTGCAGCCCCATTCAGCATCTGCGGGCGAAGCTGCCGGAGGACCTGAACAGCCTGGCAAGTCACGGGAATGGCGGCGGTAACGGTGGCGGCAGCGGCGAAGAGGACGCCCTGACCGCCCGCATCAGGGAGAACGTGGCGCCCTGGCACCAGGACGCGCAGGTGCATCTTGAGGACGCCGACCCGGTATTCATTCTCACCGTGTGGCTTCCCCTTTGCGACACCGACGAGGAGAACGGATGCCTGCAGATCATACCGAGGGTGCACCACAACCGGACCGTGTACTGGAGCGAAGGATTCGGCATCGAAGAAGGCCGGCTGCCCGATGGAGAGGTCCTGTCCCTGCCGATGAGGAAGGGTGACATCCTGCTCATGCACAAGCTGATTCCGCACCGGTCCATCCCCAATCGTTCGGGCACGATCCGGTGGAGCCTCGACTTGCGGTATCAACAGACCGGGCTACCCACGGGCCGGTCGTTCTACCCCAACTTCATCGTACGAAGCCAGCGCCACCCCGAGTTCGTGCTGTCGGACTACGCCACCTGGAACCGGGGTTGGGAGGAAGCACTGAAGGTCACGGCACAGCGTCCGCCCCGCAAGAACAAGCCCACCGAGCCGACCCCGATCCGGATGTACGGATAGTTCCGGCGGCGCGACAATCCCCTTCAAACCCGCGTGCGTACCTTCCTCAGGGCTTTTCCACTCAGGCCTTAATCGCGAATCTGTAGATCCGCCAGTACCCGATCATGTTGCTGACCAGGAACGTGGTCTCCATGAGCACGGCGACCGGGCTGCCGGCGATGTAGTTGTGCACCATCCAGGTCACCGCGCAGGCCATGTAGATCAGCCGTACCTTTCGGTCGGATTGCTGGAAGTTGCCGTAGGTGGGCAGCAGGGAACCGAAGAGCGCCAGGATGTCCAGGGGACGCTCGTAGGAGTAAAAAAACCCGGCCACGATCAGCGCCATGAACACGTACATCAGGCGCCGGTCGGTCGTGAAGGCCGCCGTGAAAACGCGGACGCCCATGATGACATACAGGGTTCCGGCGCTGTTTCTGCCG
Coding sequences within it:
- a CDS encoding efflux RND transporter permease subunit, whose amino-acid sequence is LHPRRDVALILGGFVILTFLLPMRSVTMDNSSSDPRQVWMYIEPGEFASLEYTDRFVTDLENQWMASADSLNIRAIRSDFRPGRITFEVFLHSGSDDSVWDVLRHKAKAPWVWGSLALCAVVLVLVRRKNNAFQITAVLTALYVAILLILGTQGGLQSYRSSEEVARIIRETIPEVPGLVVKWRWGEGGEEDPRVSIALHGENPRRLEQIAEDVNARLDQLPEITAITTDLDNEETQDEVQVTVDREMSGKFGLTPRRVAEMTLSGIRGNELKRLKTEDREIRVWVQSKEEDRETVHQLRDQAVYLDDGTQLPLATMASFTQTPAFRTVFRRDSETILMVRANTTKEGIETLGGKISTSLADLSLPRGYSWRLGDRWEQLEEDTAAMVTAILLALVAVLLLLGSLFESYIDPLIIILVSIPFAYFGCYWMLWATGTNMSILAMIGIVILIGVVVNNAIVFIDHIKHLEREGRLKGQDLIIQAGRDRLRPILMTAFTTMLGLLPMAIGTATLGDQPYYPMGRSVMGGLIFSTIGAMIALPLVYSAFEDLRNWWGGIVARIKRPV
- a CDS encoding phytanoyl-CoA dioxygenase family protein, yielding MLSSGQIEQFHAFGFLVIRQAFSREEVDALIQEAAAACAQKLGRDIGEEEWFWDGEFVESRPALTRLVEDDRIYLTVTELLGDDLIWIGSEGMWGIDPKLADHTWHFDGHKTSRLLDYTRTKVMLYLDPQTKDTGALRVIPGSHRDPLHQALLPLQEAHLGGDPSPFGVDGPRIPGYSIETKPGDIVLFNQWLYHAVYGKKGKRRVIVFKFGPRPRTGAHRNMLHKGAPQGFRPHRSFLESGRPRLRRLAEGMSALGTEA
- a CDS encoding alpha-N-acetylglucosaminidase C-terminal domain-containing protein, translating into MFTLYKNRQAASRIVLSPTVGPSVQRAAREFQRIVKRMGGVEIPVLEASDRPPENRTGRSAGGHDEETGRVYIGWAPAGLGVDLSESTLGYDGYVVRCTGNTLVLAGRRPYSALYAVYRLFEEHLGCGFFEEGEQIPTRDTVSIGDLSGPEIYHRPRFKWRMYFANMQDAYSGMRWWTWDEFRPWVDYLVKKRFNILESGNIADCCGIGALAANRLGVPVQLTAWQAARIALLRRVFDYAREAGIRIRYRMQLHVGTPAVNPGFSPYADGRQLQEFVDGYEAKTGEKIRFAPLEWCGESEIVLDPRDPVTRRFTTAVVESYAEALGTDHLYSLWLPTEETWVEEDPDRAAELTHASVYGMIQAIRDGDPDAVLFSPRVCTDNPTAAAQAQAVRDAGLPVIGNMFLNHAGRMYDFLRCDYYWGLPWSTGMCGQCGRETNPNGDIRTAIDNARSLADHPRASNLQGFTVSSETNHRNVMTMDLYAELSWNPADLEPDAYVEQWNRRRYGPAAEETRPAVGILAGTIMSYFDPCTHNGPLYRNWDGTLLPGLTSGSVKRLIGFLPALHDMLEILLSQYDALEDSPMYRFDLVDIGRTYLAGIFNHRLADARKAFRAGDRERFEGMAAETEQAMLAMARYCSAHEQFRLKTHDDWAVRWPEIVPGHANSESNWITFTALISLENWQVLLDYLPEDFAEMIVHYFLPRVRQYLDRMRTLMDRGEDISERLVDRDSDVDLPSRVANWSTPRGNTPWSPYGDTCEPELTGEDEALALRLIKAGSVSGRYDFYEGPLDALVREMLDDFPPPGDIDEILLEEDYAPPGNRLVLHGMPGETIEGFNVPGFVERVEVPRELRDIIAVREVRREYNIARGEIALYQVTVPPEIDMIRREDEPAPSDGHNVAVFTFSVGDTAYKVWFDSGTELDVASFVVERTPASR
- a CDS encoding TIGR02206 family membrane protein, which produces MTPTGFQTFGPPHLIVMGLTLVLPILLSKLARSASNERTAVRIGYLLAAMLLVNEISAWGFRLVQFGPEYMVRNHLPLHICGVASLITAATLIFRNKYTYEIAYFWGLVGSANAVITPGAMDTGFPSWRFFQYFIVHSGIVVAVLYATWGLGMRPTLRGLFRAFVALNLFAVIVGIVNLLMGSNYMYLSRPPWGTVSPFFFAPWPWYIPILDVVALAMFFAVYLPVHLSRGREARRVRPAARSGPVPPA
- a CDS encoding chloramphenicol phosphotransferase, translated to MPDTTAGPGMAEPGTAVVLNGAPRSGKSSIASAIQRMSREPWMNLGADRFIEITPERLRPGIGLRPAGIANRPGGERPDLEPLIPIMYDAFYASIAAHLRLGLNVVADVAHHDDYATLSGILYDCARRLEGLRTYFVGVRCPAEIVWQRRKDTWLREQDLPDDAPVPELVRIWDREVHKPCIYDFEVDTSKSGAETCAGSILAHMETGPRPDAFRRLAAMSG
- a CDS encoding sialidase family protein, whose translation is MSWRVAEQRTIYREAGWYGAHPNVVRTPDGDLLTLFHRSPATGFSHHSHPLFDVRACRSGDEGRSWGPAELVTVYPHGGVIDFGTHTLSSGEIFLHASTVDLVLAQDPEVSKHTWVSRPGVGFHVRSPDNGRTWSHPEPFPPLPDAVNGHPASHTGVCRSGLLEMPDGRMLLPGKATDHPDGRPPFFGMMQSSTDGGHTWAYEGRISEDDVAHFSEPAIYRTPSGRILVLFRCHPNQPPGQDVHLVEVHSDDNGETWSPWRSTTMRGCPGHLLGLRDGRILATVGTRWEGQMGCLARILDPEAGDLDTAPDIVVRADSLASDCGYPWSVELKDGRVLVVYYFVYGDGTRGIEGSVLEEY
- a CDS encoding phytanoyl-CoA dioxygenase family protein; translation: MFQLDAHQKEFMDTFGYLHFPGLLDDRIGEIERAFDGLLKRHGGDDHEGLERLAVAPFINHDPYLCTLLDDPRIQGIAAGLLGERYQYWNSDGNFYVGDTRWHSDTQWPEPIRFYKMAIYLDPMTKDTGALRVIPGSHRFGEGYAETIHEHLSGKRDVWGGLHGSEVPAIAVETRPGDLAVFNHSTKHSAWGGGKKRRMFTLVYTGLHKDGRELEAFKKIIRQHGYTTREVFGGEDGPLLSTATPERLCHLQNLITHIPKAA